The proteins below come from a single Chryseobacterium capnotolerans genomic window:
- a CDS encoding UDP-glucose dehydrogenase family protein, translated as MNITIVGTGYVGLVTGTTLAELGNSVYCVDIDEKKVEGMKNGIVPIYEPNLEEMFLRNIQSERLFFTTNLKEALDKSEVIYLALPTPPGEDGSADLSYVLKVANDIGEMMTEYKVVVNKSTVPVGTADRVRETISSKTNIPFDVVSNPEFLREGFAVEDSMNPARVVVGASSERARDIMAKIYQPFTNTGIPIIFMDEKSSELTKYAANSFLAVKITFMNEIANYCEKVGADVDKVRLGMGSDDRIGHRFLFPGIGYGGSCFPKDVKALIKSGKQEDFNFQILEATENVNTSQKVILVSEIEKYFGGNIEGKKIAMWGLAFKANTDDIREASSLDNIALLLEKGATVVAYDAVAEANVQKLLGEKIQYAKGMYDALEDVDALFIATEWPEFKNPNFELMAKKMKNKVIFDGRNMYPLEIPEQNGFYYKSIGRKTITK; from the coding sequence TTGAATATAACGATTGTAGGAACAGGTTATGTAGGATTAGTTACGGGAACTACCCTTGCGGAACTTGGCAATTCAGTATACTGTGTTGATATTGATGAAAAAAAAGTAGAAGGTATGAAAAACGGCATAGTTCCCATCTATGAGCCGAATCTTGAAGAGATGTTTCTTAGAAATATCCAGTCTGAAAGATTATTTTTCACTACCAATTTAAAAGAAGCTTTAGATAAAAGTGAAGTGATTTATCTGGCATTACCAACTCCTCCAGGAGAGGATGGCTCAGCAGATCTTTCTTATGTATTGAAGGTCGCCAATGACATTGGAGAAATGATGACCGAGTATAAGGTTGTTGTGAACAAAAGTACTGTTCCTGTAGGTACTGCTGACAGAGTAAGAGAGACCATATCGTCTAAAACAAACATCCCTTTTGATGTTGTTTCCAATCCTGAATTTTTAAGAGAAGGCTTTGCCGTTGAAGATTCCATGAATCCTGCAAGAGTAGTTGTAGGAGCAAGTTCTGAAAGAGCGAGAGATATTATGGCTAAAATTTACCAGCCATTTACGAATACCGGCATTCCGATTATTTTTATGGATGAAAAATCATCGGAACTTACAAAATATGCCGCCAATTCATTTCTGGCAGTAAAGATTACCTTTATGAATGAAATTGCTAATTACTGTGAAAAAGTAGGTGCTGATGTAGATAAAGTAAGATTAGGAATGGGTAGTGATGACAGAATCGGACACAGATTCCTATTCCCAGGCATTGGGTATGGTGGAAGCTGCTTCCCTAAAGACGTAAAAGCTCTCATAAAATCCGGAAAACAGGAAGATTTCAATTTCCAGATTCTGGAAGCTACTGAAAATGTGAATACTTCACAAAAAGTAATTCTTGTTTCTGAAATTGAAAAATATTTCGGCGGAAATATAGAAGGGAAAAAGATTGCAATGTGGGGTCTTGCCTTCAAAGCCAATACAGATGATATCAGAGAAGCCTCTTCTTTGGACAACATTGCTCTTCTATTGGAAAAAGGAGCAACAGTTGTAGCTTATGATGCAGTTGCCGAAGCGAATGTTCAAAAACTTCTGGGAGAAAAAATTCAATATGCTAAAGGAATGTATGATGCACTGGAAGATGTAGATGCTTTATTTATTGCTACAGAATGGCCGGAATTCAAAAATCCTAATTTTGAGCTTATGGCTAAAAAAATGAAAAATAAAGTTATTTTTGACGGAAGAAACATGTATCCGTTAGAAATTCCAGAACAAAACGGATTCTATTATAAAAGTATAGGTAGGAAAACAATTACAAAATAA
- a CDS encoding polysaccharide ABC transporter ATP-binding protein, with protein sequence MLALKAENISKQYRLGEVGTGTLSHDLNRFWHKIRGKEDPYLKIGEANDRASKGNSDYVWSLRDINFEIEQGDAVGIIGRNGAGKSTLLKLLSKVTKPTTGKIYTNGRIASLLEVGTGFHPEMTGRENVFLNGAILGMTRKEITRKFDEIVDFSGVERYIDTPVKRYSSGMYVRLAFAVAAHLESEILIVDEVLAVGDADFQKKCLGKMNDVAKGEGRTILFVSHNMTAVKELCNKGILLTQGALEYEGDMLSTIIEYQKNSTSTSHYQYNGNLDDAIGNENIRIKEFSVSAQHGELIDINSGIKVKLVFHNNRPNINLDATFELRNYEELIIFHVGKILSKNQDSKTGDYSIEFDIPAGLLNAGNYYFKLFFGKDQTEALFILDNSVGFEVENVKVGSKMHVYPGITRPNFDYNVKMP encoded by the coding sequence ATGCTAGCTTTAAAAGCAGAAAACATATCAAAACAATATCGTTTGGGTGAAGTGGGAACAGGAACTCTTTCCCATGACCTCAACAGGTTTTGGCATAAGATAAGAGGCAAAGAAGATCCTTACTTAAAGATTGGTGAAGCCAATGACAGAGCTTCCAAAGGAAATTCTGACTACGTATGGTCACTCCGTGATATCAACTTTGAAATTGAACAAGGAGATGCTGTAGGCATCATTGGTAGAAACGGAGCCGGGAAATCAACATTGTTGAAACTGTTGAGTAAAGTAACCAAACCCACCACAGGAAAGATTTATACAAATGGCCGAATAGCCTCTCTATTAGAGGTAGGAACCGGTTTTCATCCTGAAATGACAGGTCGGGAAAATGTATTTCTAAATGGTGCCATTCTGGGGATGACCAGAAAAGAGATTACCCGTAAATTTGATGAAATCGTAGACTTTTCAGGAGTTGAAAGATATATTGATACCCCTGTTAAAAGATATTCTTCGGGAATGTATGTGCGTCTTGCCTTTGCAGTGGCAGCCCATCTTGAATCTGAAATTTTAATTGTAGACGAGGTTCTTGCAGTAGGTGACGCTGATTTCCAGAAAAAATGTTTAGGAAAGATGAATGATGTGGCAAAGGGAGAAGGCAGAACCATTCTGTTTGTAAGCCATAATATGACTGCAGTAAAAGAGCTTTGCAATAAAGGTATCCTTTTGACCCAGGGAGCTCTGGAATATGAAGGAGATATGCTGAGTACCATTATAGAATATCAAAAAAACAGTACCTCTACGTCTCATTATCAATACAATGGTAATCTTGATGATGCCATAGGAAACGAAAATATCAGAATAAAAGAGTTTTCAGTATCCGCTCAACATGGTGAACTCATTGATATTAATTCCGGGATAAAAGTTAAATTAGTTTTTCATAATAACCGCCCCAATATCAATCTTGATGCAACATTTGAATTAAGAAACTATGAAGAACTTATTATCTTCCATGTAGGAAAAATTCTTAGTAAGAATCAGGATTCTAAAACAGGAGATTATTCTATTGAGTTTGATATTCCGGCAGGATTGTTAAATGCTGGGAATTACTACTTTAAATTGTTTTTCGGGAAAGACCAGACTGAAGCCTTATTTATTCTTGATAATTCTGTAGGATTTGAAGTCGAAAACGTAAAAGTAGGAAGCAAAATGCATGTGTACCCAGGAATTACAAGACCTAACTTTGACTATAATGTAAAAATGCCATGA
- a CDS encoding sugar 3,4-ketoisomerase has product MIPQIIQFPKIYDKRGNLSFLEHPNQLPFEIARTYWIYDVPGGELRGSHAFKEQQEVIIALSGSLDVVIHDGKEEKVYSLNRSYYGLYIPKMYWRRLENFSTNSLALIVSDKSYDENDYIRDFETFKQLTHEG; this is encoded by the coding sequence ATGATACCCCAAATAATACAGTTTCCAAAAATATATGATAAGCGGGGAAACCTTTCATTTCTTGAACACCCCAATCAACTTCCTTTTGAAATTGCCAGGACCTACTGGATCTATGATGTTCCGGGTGGAGAACTTAGAGGCAGCCATGCTTTTAAAGAGCAACAGGAAGTGATCATTGCTTTATCAGGCAGCCTTGACGTTGTCATCCATGATGGAAAGGAAGAAAAAGTGTATTCACTAAACCGTTCCTATTACGGGTTATACATTCCTAAAATGTATTGGAGGAGACTTGAAAATTTTTCAACCAACTCTCTGGCTCTCATTGTTTCTGATAAATCGTATGATGAGAATGACTACATAAGAGATTTTGAAACCTTTAAACAACTTACCCATGAAGGATAA
- the rfbA gene encoding glucose-1-phosphate thymidylyltransferase RfbA, producing MKGIILAGGSGTRLYPLTIAVSKQLMPVYDKPMIYYPLSTLLLAGIKDILIITTPHDQSGFIKLLGDGSQIGCNIEYVVQPSPDGLAQAFILGEQFIGNDPAALVLGDNIFYGSEMGTLLKNKTNPDGGVVFAYHVADPERYGVVEFDDDFKAISIEEKPLKPKSNYAVPGLYFYDNNVVEIAKNIQPSARGELEITDINNVYLKSGKLEVGVLDRGTAWLDTGTFDSLNDASEFVSVIEKRQGFKIGCIEEIAFRNKFINEDKLLETAAKYGKSGYGEYLKKLVGQ from the coding sequence ATGAAAGGAATAATATTAGCCGGAGGATCCGGGACAAGACTTTACCCTCTAACTATTGCCGTAAGCAAGCAGTTGATGCCTGTTTATGACAAACCTATGATTTATTATCCACTATCCACTTTACTTTTAGCTGGAATTAAGGATATTCTGATTATTACTACTCCACATGACCAATCTGGATTCATTAAATTATTGGGCGATGGCTCACAGATTGGCTGTAATATAGAATATGTTGTACAACCTAGCCCGGATGGGTTAGCACAAGCTTTCATTCTGGGAGAGCAGTTTATTGGTAATGATCCCGCAGCACTTGTTTTAGGAGATAATATCTTTTATGGTTCTGAAATGGGAACTTTATTAAAAAATAAAACCAATCCGGACGGAGGTGTTGTTTTCGCTTATCATGTTGCTGATCCTGAAAGATATGGAGTTGTAGAATTTGATGATGATTTCAAAGCGATTTCCATCGAGGAGAAACCATTGAAACCTAAATCTAATTATGCAGTCCCTGGCCTATATTTTTATGACAACAATGTAGTGGAAATTGCCAAAAACATACAGCCTTCTGCAAGAGGAGAGCTGGAAATTACAGACATCAATAATGTTTATCTGAAAAGCGGTAAACTTGAAGTTGGAGTTCTAGATAGAGGCACAGCATGGCTGGATACGGGTACTTTTGATTCCCTTAATGATGCTTCAGAATTTGTAAGTGTTATTGAAAAAAGACAAGGCTTCAAGATTGGATGTATAGAAGAAATTGCATTCAGAAATAAATTCATCAACGAAGATAAACTACTGGAAACCGCTGCAAAATATGGAAAAAGCGGCTACGGCGAGTACTTAAAAAAACTTGTTGGTCAATAA
- the nusA gene encoding transcription termination factor NusA, protein MDNIALIESFGDFKDEKGISKIDLMAIIEDSLKTLLRKRFDSDDHFDVIVNPDKGDFQIFLNKTIVEDEMSEDDDLEIEISEAKKIDPTFEVGEDFTMEIPVAQLGRRNILTLKQILATKLQEHNNAMLYEQFRDKIGEIVVGEIHHIRHKHVILLDDEGNEFILPKENQIPSDFFKKGENIRAIVETVDFKGSKPQIIISRTAPKFLEKLLELEIPEIQDGTIILKKVVRIPGEKAKIAVDAYDDRIDPVGACVGVKGSRIHGVVRELRNENIDVIQWSKNPEILVKRALGNVTVNKIDINENANYALVYTPVEEISKVIGKQGQNIRLASWLSGYEIDVYRESSEDDDVELREFNDDIEQWILDEFKKVGLTTAKSVLDKETESLLNMVDLEEETIEEVKRILREEFED, encoded by the coding sequence ATGGATAATATAGCGTTGATTGAATCCTTTGGTGATTTTAAAGACGAAAAAGGGATCAGTAAGATTGATCTTATGGCAATTATTGAAGATTCACTGAAGACTCTTTTGAGAAAAAGATTCGATTCAGATGACCACTTTGATGTGATTGTAAACCCGGATAAAGGGGATTTTCAGATATTTTTAAATAAAACAATTGTAGAGGACGAAATGTCTGAAGATGATGATTTGGAAATTGAAATTTCTGAAGCGAAGAAGATTGACCCTACCTTCGAAGTAGGTGAGGACTTTACAATGGAAATTCCTGTTGCACAGTTGGGAAGAAGAAATATTCTTACCCTTAAGCAAATCCTGGCTACAAAACTTCAGGAGCATAATAATGCGATGCTGTACGAACAGTTTAGAGACAAAATTGGTGAAATCGTTGTAGGTGAAATTCACCACATCCGTCACAAGCATGTTATCTTGCTAGATGACGAAGGAAACGAATTTATTTTACCAAAAGAAAACCAGATCCCATCCGATTTCTTTAAAAAAGGTGAGAATATCAGAGCTATTGTTGAGACAGTAGATTTTAAAGGTTCAAAACCGCAGATTATTATTTCCAGAACTGCACCTAAATTCCTAGAGAAATTATTAGAGCTGGAAATTCCTGAAATCCAGGACGGAACGATTATCTTGAAAAAGGTAGTAAGAATCCCAGGAGAAAAGGCGAAGATCGCAGTAGATGCTTATGATGACAGAATTGATCCTGTAGGAGCTTGTGTAGGTGTTAAAGGATCCAGAATTCATGGGGTAGTAAGAGAGTTGAGAAATGAAAACATCGATGTTATTCAGTGGTCTAAAAACCCTGAGATTTTGGTGAAGAGAGCTTTAGGAAATGTAACTGTTAACAAAATTGATATCAACGAAAATGCTAACTATGCATTAGTTTATACTCCTGTTGAAGAAATTTCTAAAGTAATCGGAAAACAAGGACAAAATATCAGACTGGCTTCTTGGTTGTCAGGATATGAAATAGATGTTTACAGAGAGTCCAGCGAGGATGACGATGTTGAATTGAGAGAATTTAATGACGATATCGAGCAGTGGATTTTGGATGAGTTTAAGAAAGTAGGACTTACAACTGCAAAATCAGTATTGGATAAAGAGACTGAGAGTCTTTTAAATATGGTTGACCTTGAAGAAGAAACAATTGAAGAGGTTAAACGTATTCTGAGAGAAGAATTTGAAGATTAA
- the rfbB gene encoding dTDP-glucose 4,6-dehydratase codes for MKNIIITGGAGFIGSHVVREFVKNNPESMIINLDALTYAGNLENLKDIENEPNYVFEKADITKPEELRKVFEKYNPDAVVHLAAESHVDRSITDPMAFINTNVNGTANLLNLCKEFWTLNPDHTHGRFPDEKRTNLFYHVSTDEVYGSLGETGFFLETTSYDPQSPYSASKAASDHLVRAYGNTYGMPFIVSNCSNNYGPNHFPEKLIPLCISNIINERPLPIYGDGKYTRDWLFVIDHARAIHQIFNDAKTGETYNIGGFNEWQNIDLVKELIKQMDAKLGKPEGYSEKLITFVKDRPGHDKRYAIDANKLNKDLGWKPSVTFEEGLGKTIDWYLENKEWLENVTSGDYQKYYEKQYN; via the coding sequence ATGAAAAATATCATTATTACGGGGGGAGCAGGATTCATCGGATCCCATGTTGTAAGAGAATTTGTAAAAAACAATCCGGAAAGTATGATCATCAATCTTGATGCACTTACTTATGCCGGGAATTTAGAAAATCTAAAGGACATTGAAAATGAGCCTAACTATGTTTTCGAAAAAGCAGATATCACAAAACCAGAAGAACTAAGAAAAGTTTTTGAAAAATATAATCCGGATGCAGTTGTGCATTTGGCAGCAGAAAGCCACGTTGACAGAAGTATTACTGATCCAATGGCTTTTATCAACACCAATGTAAATGGAACAGCAAATCTTCTAAACCTTTGTAAGGAGTTCTGGACTTTAAACCCGGACCATACTCACGGAAGGTTCCCCGATGAAAAAAGAACAAATCTGTTCTATCATGTTTCCACTGATGAAGTATACGGAAGCTTAGGAGAGACAGGATTTTTCCTTGAAACAACTTCTTACGATCCTCAATCTCCATATTCCGCTTCAAAAGCAGCTTCAGACCATTTGGTAAGAGCTTATGGAAATACATATGGAATGCCATTCATTGTATCTAACTGTTCAAACAATTATGGACCAAACCATTTCCCAGAGAAATTAATTCCACTTTGTATTTCTAATATTATTAATGAAAGACCATTACCTATTTACGGAGATGGGAAATATACAAGAGACTGGCTATTTGTTATTGATCATGCGAGAGCTATTCATCAGATATTCAATGATGCTAAAACCGGAGAGACTTATAATATCGGAGGATTCAACGAATGGCAGAATATCGATCTTGTAAAAGAACTGATCAAACAAATGGATGCTAAATTAGGAAAACCGGAAGGTTATTCTGAAAAGCTAATCACTTTTGTAAAAGACAGACCTGGCCACGATAAGCGCTATGCTATTGATGCCAATAAATTAAACAAAGATTTAGGCTGGAAACCATCTGTAACATTTGAAGAAGGATTAGGAAAAACCATCGACTGGTATCTTGAAAATAAGGAATGGCTGGAAAATGTAACCAGCGGAGATTATCAAAAATACTACGAAAAACAGTATAACTAA
- a CDS encoding sugar 3,4-ketoisomerase, with protein MKDKVSVFDCSVIDLGKIGFDEGNLTVVENDSHFPFNVKRVFYLYDISGGESRGAHSHKECHQFLIAASGSFEVSLDDGKFKRQVFLNRPDLGLHIPPGIWASEMNFSSGAICLVLASHHYNENDYVRDYDTFLKIQNGL; from the coding sequence ATGAAGGATAAAGTTTCAGTTTTTGATTGCAGTGTCATCGATCTTGGCAAAATAGGTTTCGATGAAGGTAATCTCACAGTGGTTGAAAATGATTCTCATTTTCCTTTTAACGTAAAAAGAGTTTTTTATCTGTATGATATTTCTGGAGGTGAAAGCCGGGGTGCCCATTCCCATAAAGAATGTCATCAATTTCTGATTGCAGCCAGTGGAAGTTTTGAAGTATCACTGGATGACGGAAAATTTAAAAGACAGGTATTTCTTAATCGTCCCGATCTAGGATTACACATTCCCCCGGGAATTTGGGCTTCAGAAATGAACTTTTCTTCAGGAGCTATTTGTCTGGTTTTGGCTTCTCACCACTATAATGAAAACGATTATGTGAGAGACTATGATACTTTTTTAAAAATACAAAATGGATTATAA
- a CDS encoding ABC transporter permease, translating into MNEPQQKWTETIEANHSLFDLKLKEVWRYKDLIYMFVKRDFISSFKQTILGPIWFFINPIFTTITYLIIFGRFAKLPTDGAPGIIFYLSGVTLWNYFSGALLGTTATFTGNANIFGKVYFPRLVTPISIVISNLMRLSVQFILFLIVWGYYLINHEVSPNWWILATPFLLILMALFALGVGMIFSALTTKYKDLSMLLTFGISLYMYATPVIYPVSMLPGYFKKLAKFNPLTGIFECFKYGWLGVGDFSPVMLVVSTIIILILLVIGVITFNKVEKTFMDTV; encoded by the coding sequence ATGAATGAACCACAGCAAAAGTGGACAGAAACCATTGAAGCGAATCATTCTTTATTTGATTTAAAACTCAAAGAAGTCTGGCGGTATAAAGATCTTATTTACATGTTTGTAAAGAGGGATTTCATATCAAGCTTCAAGCAAACCATTTTGGGTCCAATCTGGTTTTTTATAAATCCCATCTTTACAACAATCACCTATCTGATTATTTTTGGAAGATTTGCAAAATTACCTACAGACGGTGCTCCCGGCATCATATTTTATCTATCAGGAGTTACTCTATGGAATTATTTCTCCGGAGCATTGCTGGGGACAACAGCAACCTTTACAGGGAATGCCAATATCTTTGGTAAAGTATATTTTCCAAGATTAGTAACCCCCATATCAATTGTCATTTCAAACCTGATGCGTTTAAGTGTACAATTTATCTTGTTCCTGATTGTATGGGGATATTATCTTATCAATCATGAAGTTTCTCCTAATTGGTGGATCTTAGCCACTCCTTTTTTATTAATCCTTATGGCCCTTTTTGCATTGGGAGTTGGAATGATATTTTCTGCACTTACAACAAAATATAAGGACTTAAGTATGCTTTTGACGTTTGGTATCAGCTTATATATGTATGCGACACCGGTAATTTATCCTGTATCTATGCTTCCTGGATATTTCAAAAAGCTTGCTAAATTCAACCCATTAACAGGTATTTTTGAATGCTTCAAGTATGGTTGGCTAGGTGTGGGAGATTTTTCTCCGGTAATGCTGGTTGTAAGTACTATTATTATCCTGATTCTTCTGGTAATAGGAGTTATCACCTTTAATAAAGTAGAGAAAACCTTCATGGATACTGTATAG
- the infB gene encoding translation initiation factor IF-2: MPKIRLNKAVKEFNISMSRLVEFLHSKGFEVEGNPNAQLEESAYSALEAEFAKDGEQRKASHEVVITKVPEEKLEIEEKKTPEVIRAKANKPETKILGKIDLEPAKPEVEETPAAPVASPVEEKKEEIVKEEPEVKAAPEKQEFKVLDKIDLSQIESRNRPVKKDKPKMEEKKEEEKPVEPVKETPKPVVEEKKIEAPKVDAEPENQEPQKIETVYQKLDGPKIVGEKIDLTQFAPKPGAGAKKKRKRIEKPGGGQNNQGQGGNNQNSGNNNQGGQGGNRPHNNNGGGQGGNRQGQGGQGNRPQGQGGQGGNRFGNNQGGNRPGGQGGGFKKGGQNNRPGQRVMPVELTDEQVKNQIKETLEKLTNKGGKSKSAKHRKDKRTFRREQDERQQELEAQDRTLKVTEFITVGELASLMNVSPTEVISACFSLGVMVTMNQRLEADTLLLVADEFGYKIEFSDADLEDTDAEDEIDSEESLVSRAPVVTVMGHVDHGKTSLLDYVRKTNVIAGESGGITQHIGAYNVKLENGQRITFLDTPGHEAFTAMRARGAQITDIAIIVIAADDDVMPQTKEAIAHAQAAGVPMIIAINKVDKPNANPDNIRQQLSGLNPPVLVEEWGGNVQAQEISAKFGNNVDVLLEKVLLQAEMLELKANPDRSANGVVIEASLDKGRGYVATMLVQTGTLRVGDYVVAGKNHGKVKALLDERGKNLAEAGPSIPATILGLDGAPTAGDKFRVYTDESEGKAIANKREQLQRELSIRTKKHTTLEELGRRIALGEFKELNIILKGDVDGSVEALSDQLQRLSTEEISVKILHSGVGQITESDINLAAASDAIIIGFNVRAGANAKELADREEIEIRTYSVIYKAIDEVKEAMEGMLSPEIQEQVIGNVEIREVFKISKVGSIAGCMVLTGKVTRQSKVRLLRDGIVKFDGELESLKRFKDDVKEVTKGYECGLNLKGYNDIEIGDILEVYEEVAVKKKLK; this comes from the coding sequence ATGCCAAAAATTAGATTAAATAAAGCGGTTAAGGAATTCAACATCTCGATGTCCAGATTAGTAGAGTTTTTACACTCAAAGGGTTTCGAGGTTGAAGGCAATCCTAACGCTCAATTGGAAGAATCGGCATATTCTGCATTGGAAGCTGAGTTTGCTAAAGATGGCGAACAAAGAAAAGCTTCCCATGAGGTGGTGATCACTAAAGTTCCAGAAGAAAAACTGGAAATTGAAGAGAAGAAAACCCCTGAAGTGATAAGAGCTAAAGCAAATAAACCAGAAACTAAAATTTTAGGTAAGATAGATTTAGAACCTGCAAAACCTGAAGTTGAAGAAACCCCTGCTGCTCCTGTAGCGTCACCGGTTGAAGAAAAGAAAGAAGAGATTGTGAAAGAAGAACCGGAAGTAAAAGCAGCTCCAGAAAAGCAGGAATTTAAAGTTTTGGATAAAATTGATTTGTCTCAAATAGAATCTAGAAATAGACCTGTGAAAAAAGACAAACCAAAAATGGAGGAGAAAAAAGAAGAAGAAAAACCGGTAGAACCTGTAAAAGAAACTCCAAAACCAGTGGTAGAAGAGAAAAAAATAGAAGCTCCAAAAGTGGATGCTGAACCTGAAAATCAGGAACCTCAAAAAATTGAAACTGTTTATCAGAAACTGGACGGTCCTAAGATCGTAGGTGAAAAAATTGACTTAACTCAATTTGCACCAAAACCAGGAGCTGGTGCTAAAAAGAAAAGAAAGAGAATTGAAAAACCAGGCGGAGGTCAGAATAACCAAGGCCAAGGTGGAAACAATCAAAACTCTGGAAATAATAACCAAGGTGGCCAAGGTGGAAACCGTCCGCACAATAATAATGGTGGTGGACAAGGTGGAAACCGCCAGGGACAGGGTGGACAAGGAAATCGTCCGCAAGGTCAAGGTGGTCAAGGTGGAAACCGTTTCGGAAATAACCAAGGTGGAAACCGTCCAGGTGGCCAAGGGGGTGGATTTAAGAAAGGAGGTCAAAACAACAGACCTGGTCAAAGAGTGATGCCAGTTGAATTAACTGACGAGCAAGTTAAAAACCAGATCAAGGAAACCTTAGAAAAACTTACCAATAAAGGTGGTAAATCTAAATCTGCAAAACACAGAAAAGATAAAAGAACTTTCCGTAGAGAGCAAGATGAACGTCAGCAGGAGCTTGAAGCACAAGACAGAACGCTGAAAGTAACAGAATTTATTACGGTAGGAGAATTAGCGAGCTTAATGAACGTTTCTCCAACTGAAGTAATCTCTGCTTGTTTCTCCCTTGGGGTAATGGTTACCATGAACCAAAGACTGGAAGCTGATACCTTATTGTTAGTAGCCGATGAATTCGGATATAAAATTGAATTCTCTGATGCTGATCTTGAGGATACAGATGCAGAAGATGAAATCGATAGCGAAGAAAGCTTAGTATCAAGAGCTCCTGTAGTTACTGTAATGGGACACGTTGACCACGGTAAAACTTCATTACTGGATTATGTTAGAAAAACTAACGTAATTGCAGGTGAATCAGGAGGTATTACTCAGCACATTGGGGCTTATAATGTGAAACTGGAAAATGGTCAGAGAATTACATTCTTAGATACACCAGGTCACGAGGCTTTTACAGCGATGAGAGCAAGAGGTGCTCAGATCACAGATATCGCAATTATCGTAATTGCTGCTGATGATGATGTAATGCCACAAACAAAAGAAGCAATTGCCCACGCTCAGGCTGCAGGAGTACCAATGATTATTGCGATCAACAAAGTAGATAAACCAAATGCAAATCCTGACAACATCCGTCAGCAACTTTCTGGATTAAACCCGCCGGTTTTAGTAGAAGAATGGGGTGGAAACGTTCAGGCTCAGGAAATCTCTGCTAAATTCGGTAATAATGTAGACGTATTGTTGGAGAAAGTTTTATTACAGGCAGAAATGCTTGAACTAAAAGCTAATCCGGACCGTTCAGCGAATGGAGTTGTTATCGAAGCATCTCTTGATAAAGGAAGAGGATATGTAGCAACGATGTTGGTGCAAACCGGAACATTAAGAGTGGGTGACTATGTAGTAGCAGGTAAAAATCACGGTAAAGTAAAGGCATTGCTTGATGAAAGAGGGAAAAATCTTGCAGAGGCAGGACCTTCGATTCCTGCAACAATCTTAGGTTTAGACGGGGCACCTACAGCTGGTGATAAATTCCGTGTTTACACTGACGAAAGTGAAGGTAAAGCGATCGCTAATAAGAGAGAGCAGTTACAGAGAGAACTTTCTATCAGGACGAAAAAACATACAACCCTTGAAGAATTAGGTAGACGTATTGCTTTAGGAGAATTCAAAGAATTGAATATTATCCTTAAAGGTGACGTGGATGGTTCTGTAGAAGCACTTTCTGATCAGTTACAAAGATTATCAACAGAAGAAATCAGCGTGAAAATCCTTCACTCAGGTGTTGGACAGATCACAGAATCTGATATCAACTTAGCGGCAGCATCAGATGCTATTATCATTGGATTTAATGTAAGAGCTGGTGCTAATGCGAAAGAACTTGCCGACCGTGAGGAAATTGAGATCAGAACATATTCTGTAATCTATAAAGCAATTGATGAAGTAAAAGAAGCGATGGAAGGTATGCTTTCTCCGGAAATCCAGGAGCAGGTAATTGGTAATGTTGAGATCCGTGAGGTATTCAAGATTTCTAAAGTAGGTTCAATTGCAGGTTGTATGGTTCTTACAGGAAAGGTGACAAGACAGTCTAAAGTACGTTTGTTAAGAGATGGTATTGTGAAGTTCGATGGAGAGCTTGAAAGCTTGAAGCGTTTCAAAGATGATGTTAAAGAAGTAACAAAAGGGTACGAATGTGGTCTTAACTTAAAAGGATATAACGATATTGAAATCGGAGATATTCTTGAAGTTTACGAAGAAGTAGCTGTTAAGAAAAAGCTGAAATAA